ACGGAATACCCAGAGGGACAGATACCAGATACCAGAACACCAAGAGATACCCGAAGAGCCGTAGAGCTGCATGCAGCTGTATGCAGTTTCCTCGAGGCTGAAGAAAAACCTAAAGGAACACGCCAACGCGTCTGTCATGTGCGCCCCGAACTAAGGCGCCTTGCATAAATTTACGCCCGGGGATAAGCCCAAAAAAGGAACAAGAGCTAAAGATACTCTGCTCAGATACTCAGCTGCCAGGGGGAAAATGGAAAGGCAAACATAAAGCAATTTTATGCGTTTTTAAAATGCGGCAATTGactgaaacaacaaaagcgaGCGAGGAAAATTCAACCAGACCGCATGCGAGCACGTTTTCCGAGAGGGTAAATCAAATACGAACCGGAGctcgagctggagctggagctcaAGTCGGGGCCAGACCACAGACCACGGACCACAGACCGTATACCGTAACCCGTATCGAAAGGAAACGCCGGCTACGACGAGTGTATCTCGcgctggatggctggctgaTAAGCAAAAGGCGAAATGCTTGATGGTTTGTTGACGACCAACAAAAAGTTCTTGAGCGTGTGTAAACATTTGAAGGACCAGCGCACCCAGGGACCTGCACAGGCAGGCACCAGGAACGAGTCTcggtctccgtctccgtcgtTTAGAAATGCTCTACAGTTACAAATTGTAGCCGCAGCTGTGCGTGTGCCACATGTGCTCTAAACCATTTATAAATGTAACaaaaagcaacagcagcagcaaaaaaaagtAACACAGAAGGAAAAGCGTAAGGGAAAAGCCCTTAGCCCAGAGACAGTTGTGGCACAAGTGCAATGCATAAATAGCAAGCAAAAGATACACGCTGAGAGGAAGCCGGCCCGCCAACAGAAAGATACAGAAACAGGCGACGACAAGGTGTTACTTGTGGGAGTGTTGGCGTGTGCAAAATGTTATAAACAAATCGATAATTTAAAGCCCATGAAAAGGCACtaaaaaacattaaaaaaaaacacacacacaccaacagATATATTTTGAGAGGAGCAGATACCCCGGGAGTATCTCTGCTCATTCGAAGCGGAAAAGCGGGCATaacaaaaacagaaattaCTACAAGGAAGATACGGGAGAACGCCTCGCATCGTTCCCCATTTCGTGGCCAAGTGCTAAAAGTGCAATTTCAGCAATTGTATCTGCAAGATACATTAGCGCAAACCGAGGGGtgtgcctgtctgtctgtgccGCGTATCGTGAGCGGTGTAATGACAATTTGACACAAGGCACAAAATACATACATGAAATTGAGCAATTTATATTCCAAATGTGTAATTTGATGCACGGACGAGATACATTCTGTCTTGTGTGGTTGTATCCGTATGTACCGAGTATCTGCGCCGAGCAGATGTCGTGTAAACGGTGGAGACTGCTGGCAAAGAACTTTAATTGCAGCCCATCCCCGAGGAGTATGCATTGAGATACATTCTGGTATCTACAAGATACATTTGCCACAGCAAACACTGTGCAAGCAGCCataaactaaaaaaaaactaaaaaataaacagagaacaTTAATTGCAACTGTTGCGGGCAGATGCATATTTGCAGATGTGAGATACATTCGTGTGCTTACAAGATACTTTTGTGCTTCTGAAATTctaacagaaacaacaagtGAGATACATTTAAATGTTAAATACATTGGTATctttgaaatatatttttctCATTTAGATATATTTGGGAAAAATTCAATAATACAATAAATTCCATATTGTGAGATACATCTGTAtctataaaataaatatttaactagcagatacatttgtatctTTGTGAAAAATGCAATACAACAGTGAACAAAAAGCTACGCTTCTATAAAGTCCATACAGTGAGATACATTTGTAtctataaaataaataattaactGTTGGATACATTTGTATCTTTGTGAAAAATGCaacaaaatttaataaaaagtAATCCATATTGTGAGATAGATTTGTATCTATGAAAGATACGTTAGTATCGGTGAGataaactaaaaaaaaaaacaatttaagaaAACCTTTTTTGCTGTGAAATAAACATTGTGTGAACGGATTTATATCCATAAGATACTTTTTCATCCATCAAGTACGTTTGAATCTGTGAGAGAAATGCCTGAAAAAGTGTGTGCAGTGCAACAGGAACTTTAACTAAATCTAATTTGCTATCTGTCAGATACTTTTCACCGAAAACGAAACCGACGccatgccaatgccaatgcgaAAGCTAAAATTACATTTACAATTACATTTTAGCCCAAAAGTCAGTTCATTAACGAATGTTACCCCTAACCCCCTTCTACCCGTGACTCTTGCAGAGCATCGTCCACAATTAGCGGAGCTAtcggagaggagaggaggagCCAAGGAGCCGCCGCCCAGCAACAACCAATGGACCATGTTGATGCCGGTGCTGGAATACTCGTACAACAGACACATAGCCAAGATACCAAATTGTAAAATGAGGCGAACGACGACGCTTAGAGTGGCATCGATGCGGATTGGGTTGCTGTTCCTCCAACTGTTGCTGGTGCCGCTGCTCCACTGCCAGGCGGTGGATCCAGCGGCCAGCGGTGGTGTTGCTGGCGGTACTGTCGCTGGCGGAGGAGTCAgcgctggtgctggtgctccCGGAGGTGCGGCAGGGAGCAACAGCCTCAATGGCGGACCAGCGGGTGGCACACTGAGTGCCAATCTCACGGAATTGGGCAGTCCCGGTGTGTATAATTCGGCATTGGATATATAATGCTAATTGCAATGTAGTATATGGCGTATAGCTGACTTAACCCCTAACCCCTAGCCACAGTCCCATtaccattcccattcccagcCCCCTTGACGACGACGCCACCATTTTGGCATTTGTGTGCATTAgccgtttccgtttccgcttGGCAAAAGCAAGAGCAAAAGCAGGGAAAGGGTTGGCCGGGCGGCAGAAACTATTAGCTACTTGGCGCTAAATaaccacgcccacgcccataCCCACGACCCTTGGCCCGACCACCTCCTCCATTCACACAGAAGCAAAACACTAAGCATCAATTAACCCAATTTTCAGAATCCATTTTCACCTGGCCACGGAGCATGGAGCATGGAGCATGGCGCATGGAGCTGTGGCCATGGCGCGCTCTTTGGCTCTTTTGCTGAGTATTTTCCTACTTTTCCGTACTTTTGTGTGGACTTAAGTGTGCGTGTTCACAGCTCCTTTTCCCTCCGTccatctatatatatatttttttgagAGTTTACCTCTTCTTTTTTGCCACCAATCCCCAAGTGGCGACGAGTCGAAACCAACTCCCAATTCCCCCaatcccagccccagcccacTTCCTTGTTTAATCCTGGCGCTTTTAGCCAGACTTTTCTTCTACTCCAAACTCTTTTCACAGGCGTTCCGGGCATTTGTTGtagtttggtttggttttggtttctgGATCTGGACTTCAACgtgggagcagcagcagcggcagcagcaaatCATAATTAATCCATCGATTTTCCAGCAATCTTTTTTCAGCATTATCCAGCTTCAATAATTCACACAAATCATTTcagctataaatataaattcttTTTACAGCATTTAACAATGAGTTTTTCAGCAAACAAGAGAATTTTTTCAGCACAGTAGAGGTTTTTCCCTGTTATTATGGATTGGAATACATATTACGGATCCAATTACAAATTGATGAGCGGGTAATGAacgccacaaaaaaaaagatatgTATTAAATGCAATAATTGTAATTTTGAAATGCCTTTCGCGTGGCTTTGATTTGTATGTAATATCATAAATAATTCATTTTCACACATTCATAGCCATATCTTTGATTGTAAACTCTCGCTATTAATCatattatacatacatacatatatacatacatagtaTGTATAGTGTGCACTGGACATTCGAAttatatttgttttattttattgggTATTTCGCAGACGCCACAGAACTTGTACGACAGTTTGTCAGACATCGGATACAACGGACAGCGGGTGGTCCCTCGGAGCATTGGTCATCCGCAAACAGCTGGAGAGATGCAGATGTCCGGGACTGGGATTGTATTTCTTTGAAGAAGTGACAACCCTTCAGATACATTTACGACTGCTGGCGGGAGTAGTGTGCTTGATTGCGGCTGAAAGAAACGAATTTCATAATGTTTCATTATAATAAGTGTATTaaattaaaaacgagggggaacgtttgATCAGATCTGATCCAGGTCCAtcaatctgatagatacggTTATTCCCTATAATTCTAAGCTGGATACTGGATACAACATTTAGTttctatagctcttatagtccctgagatctaggcgctcaaCGGGACCGCCAGACGGACAGTCAGATATGGCTATATCGACTTGGCTTTTGATGCTGAGCAAGAAGCTATGTACTTTATGGgatcggaaacgcttccttcttgACGATACACACATCTAATCTAATGTACCCCTAATCTCATTTTTAGTACCGGGTATAACTATCTCTAAGTTTGTTATTCATAAATATAATCTACTAATTATTCATACGAATAAAGCCACCATTCAAACGTGATAAAACATAATTTAAAGCGTAATTTATTGTAAATATTATATGTTGATTTGTGGCAT
The sequence above is a segment of the Drosophila miranda strain MSH22 chromosome 4, D.miranda_PacBio2.1, whole genome shotgun sequence genome. Coding sequences within it:
- the LOC108162553 gene encoding uncharacterized protein LOC108162553; this encodes MLMPVLEYSYNRHIAKIPNCKMRRTTTLRVASMRIGLLFLQLLLVPLLHCQAVDPAASGGVAGGTVAGGGVSAGAGAPGGAAGSNSLNGGPAGGTLSANLTELGSPGVYNSALDI